Below is a genomic region from Pseudomonas extremaustralis.
CGAGCATCGCCAAGGACTGAAAGTCGCCTGCCTCGAAGAAATCGCCTACGGCAACGGCTGGATCGACCGCAACCACCTGCTCGAACGCGCCAAATACTTCGGCAAGACCGGCTACGGCCAATACCTGTACACCCTGGCGGGAGAGACCCCGTGAACGTCGTTGAAACCTCACTCCCGGGCGTATTGATCATCGAACCCAAGGTGTTCGGTGACGAGCGTGGTTTTTTCTACGAAAGCTTCAATGCCCGGGCCTTTGAACAGGCCACCGGGCTCAAGCGCGATTTTGTCCAAGACAACCACTCACGCTCGCAGAAAGGCGTATTGCGGGGTCTGCACTATCAGCTCGAACACACTCAGGGCAAGCTGGTGCGCGTCACCGCCGGCGAAGTGCTTGACGTCGCGGTCGACATTCGCCGCAGTTCGCCGAATTTCGGCCAATGGGTAAGTGTGCGCCTATCGGCCCGCAATCATCGCCAATTGTGGGTGCCGGAAGGCTTCGCCCATGGGTTCGTGGTGCTGAGCGAGCATGCGGAGTTCTTGTACAAGACCACCGATTACTACCAGCCGAGCGCCGAGCGCAGCATCCTGTGGAATGACCCGACGCTGGCCATCGACTGGGAACTCACTGAGCCGCCGCAACTGTCCGCCAAGGACCAGTCCGGCAAATTGCTGATGGACGCCGACCTGTTCCCATGAAGATCCTCATCACCGGCCAACACGGCCAAGTCTCCCAAGCCCTGCAACAGCGGCTCCCGGACCTCGGCGCCCTCATCGTCCTGGGCCGCGACCAACTGGACCTGGCCAACCCCGACCAGATCCGCGAGCACATCCGCAGCCACCGCCCCAACCTGATCATCAACGCCGCCGCCCACACCGCCGTCGATCAGGCCGAAAGCGAACCGGATGCCGCCTTCGCGATCAACGCCATCGCGCCCGGCATCCTCGCTGAGGAAGCCAAGGCCCTGGGCATCCCGTTGATCCACTATTCCACCGACTACGTATTCGACGGCAGCAAGCCTGCGCCCTATACCGAAACCGATGCGCCGAACCCGCTGGGCGTCTATGGCCAGAGCAAACTGGCCGGCGAGCAGGCGATTGCGGCGGTGGGCGGCGAGTATCTGATCCTGCGCACCAGTTGGGTCTACTCCGACCACGGCAAGAATTTCCTGCTGACCATGCAGCGCTTGCTGCAGGAGAAGCCGCACCTGCGTATCGTCGCCGACCAGATCGGTGCACCGACCTGGGCCGGTACCATTGCCCTCAGCACCCGCGCCTTGATCGAGCGCTGGCAAGCGGGTCAAGCCGGCGACTGGGGCATCTATCACCTGACCGCCCAGGGCCATACCTCGTGGTTCGGTTTTGCCCAAGTCATCGGCGAGCACCTGCGCGCACAAGGAAAAGCCTGCGCCGAGCTGGAGGCCATCCCTTCCAACGCCTATCCGACACCCGCCAAGCGCCCCTTGAACTCACGTCTGGATTGCAGCCGCCTGCAACAGCAGTGGCACGTCAGCCAACCGCAGTGGCAAGACGCATTGCGCAAGTGTCTTGCCGGGCAGCACTAGGCATAATGCGCCTGTACCCACAGGCGCACGACTCCCATGACTCCACCCCTTCCGCGAAGACCCCGCTGGCGCAGCCTCGCCCTGCTGGCGTTGTGCCTGGCGCCGCTGCTGTGGCCGCTGGAGCACTTGGCCGAGCGCTATTACCGCAGCGAACTGGCCGGGCAGAATCGCCAGACCCTCGACCTGTATGTGGCCAACCTGCTGGGTACCCTGCATCGCTATGAAGTGCTGCCGCAAATCCTCGGTGACTTGCCGGCCTTGCGCACCGCACTGGCTGAGCCCGAGGTGAGCAGCCACCTGGCCAACGCCAACCTGCTGCTCCAGGACGTCGCCGCCCAGGCCGGGGTGGAAGTGATGTACTTGATGGACACCAATGGCAAGACCCTCGCCGCATCCAATTGGGACAAACAGGACAGCTTCGTCGGGCGCAATTTCTCGTTCCGCCCGTACTTCAGCGAAGCCATGGCCGGGCGCCTGGGGCGATTCTTCGGCCTGGGCACCACCTCGGCCAAACGCGGGTACTTCTTCGCCGCCGCCGTTCACGATGGCGACAAAATCATCGGCGTGCTGGTGGTCAAGGTCGACCTGGACCACACCGAAAGCCTGTGGGGCAACACGCCGGAACAACTGCTGGTGACCGACCATAACGGCGTGGTGATCCTCACCTCGCGCCCGCAATGGCGATTCCGCGCCACCCGGCCGCTGACCGAAGAAGAACGTCAGGCGATCATTGCCATCCAGCCTTATCCGACCCGCGACCCGCAGCCCCTGGCCCTGAGCCCCACGGCGTGGCTGCGCCAATCCACGGCTATCGCCGAGACCGGCTGGAACGTGGAAATCCTCGCACCGCGTTCGCTGATCAACCGCCCGGTGCGCACCGTGGTCGCGGTAGGCGGCGCCACGCTGCTGGTGCTGATGCTGTTACTCGGCTTGATGATGCAACGCCGTCGCCATTATCTGGACCGCATTGCCTTCGAAGCCAAGGCCCGCCGCGAGCTGGAGCGGCGTGTGGCCGAGCGCACCAGCGACCTGGAAGGCCTCAACCGGCGTCTGAAACAGGAAGTATTGGAGCGCGAACACGCCCAGCAGGAATTGGTGCGTGCCCAGGATGACCTGGTGCAAGCCGGCAAATTGTCGGCGCTGGGTACCATGTCGGCGAGTATCAGCCACGAACTCAATCAACCCCTGGCGGCGATTCGCAGCTATGCGGAAAACGCCGAGATCCTGCTCGACCACGAGCGCACCAGCGATGCCCGGGGCAATCTCAAGCTGATCAGCGAACTGACCGGGCGCATGGCCTCGATCATCGCGCACTTGCGCGCCTTCGCCCGCCGCGACCGCCATGCCCCGGAGAGCGTGGCCCTGCAACCGGCGCTGGACGATGCGCTGGCATTGCTGGCCAAGCGGCGGCGCGCGATGGAGGTGGAATTGATCCGCGACCTGCCGGAAGCGACCCTATGGGTGCAGGCCGGCGAAACCCGCTTGCGCCAGGTACTGGGCAATCTACTGGCCAACGCCCTCGATGCACTGACCGAAAAAGGCCCGCCGCGCAAACTCTGGTTGAGTGCCCAAACCACCGAACAGGGCGTCAACCTGTACATTCGCGACAACGGCCCGGGCTTTTGCATGGAAGCCTTGGGCCGCGCCAGCGAGCCGTTCTACACCACCAAGACCCGCACCCAGGGCCTGGGGCTGGGACTGGCGATCTGTGAAACCCTGATGCGTGCCTTTGGCGGCGAACTGCTGTTCGCCAACCACAAGGAAGGCGGCGCGCTGTTAACCTTGAAATTGCGTGCCGGCTCGCCGGGCGTCAGTGTGCAACCGTCCGAGGACCGCAGCGTATGAGTATCGATAACCAGATCCAGGTGGTGTTGATCGACGACGATCCGCACTTGCGTCAGGCCCTGTGCCAGACCCTGGACCTGGCCGGCCTGAAAGTCTTGACCCTGGGCGAAGCCACCGGCCTCACCGCGCGCCTGTCCCGTGATTGGCCGGGCGTGGTGGTCAGCGATATCCGCATGCCCGGCATGGACGGCCTGGAACTGCTGGCCGAACTGCATGGCCAGGACCCGGAGCTGCCGGTGCTGCTGATCACCGGCCACGGCGATGTGCCTTTGGCGGTGCAAGCCATGCGCGCCGGCGCCTATGACTTCCTGGAAAAACCCTTCGCCAGCGACGCCCTGCTCGACAGCGTGCGCCGCGCCCTGGCCCTGCGCCGACTGGTGCTGGATAACCGCAGCCTGCGCCTGGCCCTGAGCGATCGTCAGCAGTTGAGCACGCGTCTGGTGGGCCATTCCCCGCAAATGCTGCGCTTGCGCGAACAAATCGGCGCGCTGGCCGCGACCCGCGCCGATGTACTGATCCTGGGTGAAACCGGCGCCGGCAAGGAAGTAGTGGCCCGTGCGCTGCACGACCTGTCGAGCCGACGCAGCGGACCGTTCGTGGCGATCAACGCCGGAGCCCTGGCCGAGTCGGTGGTGGAAAGCGAACTGTTCGGCCATGAGCCCGGCGCCTTTACCGGCGCGCAGAAACGGCGCATCGGCAAGTTCGAATTCGCCAATGGCGGCACGCTGTTCCTCGACGAAATCGAAAGCATGAGCCTGGATGTGCAGGTCAAGCTGCTGCGCCTGTTGCAGGAGCGCGTGGTCGAACGCCTGGGCGGCAATCAACTGATCCCGCTGGACATCCGCATCATCGCCGCCACCAAGGAAGACTTGCGCCAGGCCGCCGACCAGGGCCGTTTCCGTGCCGACTTGTATTACCGCCTCAACGTCGCCCCCCTGCGCATTCCACCGCTGCGCGAACGCGGCGAAGATGCGTTGATGCTGTTCCAGCACTTTGCCGACGAAGCCAGCAGCCGCCACGGCCTGCCGCTGCACGAATTGCAACCGGGACAGCGCGCGTTGCTGCTGCGCCACAGCTGGCCGGGCAATGTGCGGGAACTGCAGAACGCCGCCGAGCGCTTTGCCCTGGGCCTGGAGCTGGCATTGGACAGCACACAGGACAATCCGGCGGCCAGTGTGCTGACCTCCACACCCGGCGGGTTGAGCGAGCAAGTCGAGCAGTTCGAAAAGAGCCTGATCGCCGCCGAACTCACCCGCCCCCACAGCTCCCTGCGCAGCCTCGCCGAAGCCCTCGGCCTGCCGCGCAAAACCTTGCACGACAAACTGCGCAAGCACGGCCTGAACTTCGCCGACAGCGCCAGCCACAGTACCGACGACGAATGACCCCGCCACCCACCAAGAGGCACCCATGAGCCGCGACAGCCGTTACCTGGAATCCATCCTCCACCATGACATCCCCCTCACCCGGGAGATGGGCCTTAAAGTGCTCGACTGGCAGCACGGTCAATTGCAGTTGCACTTGCCCCTGCAGGCCAATATCAACCACAAGAGCACCATGTTCGGCGGCAGCCTCTATTGCGGCGCCGTGCTGGCGGGATGGGGTTGGCTGCATCTGCAACTGCGCGAGGAAGGAGTCGAGGACGGGCATATCGTGATTCAGGAAGGGCAGATCAGCTATCCGCTGCCGGTCACGCGGGATGCAACGGTGATTTGTCAGGCACCGGAGGAAAAGGTCTGGAAGCGTTTCGTGGCGACGTACAAGCGCCATGGCCGGGCACGATTGACACTGGAGACATGGATTGTGAATGACGGCAGTGAAGAGCGGGCAGTCGCGTTCAGCGGCCAGTACGTCCTGCACCGCTGACGGCCCCTGCGCAAAACCCAATGTGGGAGGAGGCTTGCTCCCGATAGCGGCATTTCAGTCAAAAATGCTGTGACTGATACACCGTTATCGGGAGCAAGCCCCCTCCCACAGGTTGATCCGCCAAGGCCTCAGGAGCGGGCCAGGCTCAGCAAGCGTTCACGCCACGCAGCCTTGGCCGGCAACGCCAGGAAGAACGGGTTCAACAACGACTCCCGCGCCGGGTAGGTGAACGGTTCGCCGCTCAACTCCAGCACCTCGCCGCCAGCCCCTTCCAGCACGCCCTGGGCCGCTGCGGTGTCCCACTGCGATGTCGGCGCCAATCGCGGGTAGCAATCGGCGCTGCCCTCGGCCAACAGGCAGAACTTCAACGAGCTGCCGATATTCGCCAGCTTCAACGCGCCCAGGCCTTCGCTCAAACCGTCGAGCAAACGCTCCTGCTCGGGGCTCGAATGCCGGCGGCTGGCCACCACGGTAAAGGCCTCGCCCACCGCCGGCGCCTCGCGCACCTGGATCGGCTTGGGCGCTTCATTCACATCGGAACGCCATGCCCCCAGGCCCGCGCCACCGAAGTAACAACGGCCGCTGGTGGGCATGGACACCACGCCAAACACCACGCGTCCCCGTTCGATCAAGGCAATGTTGACGGTGAATTCTTCGGAGCCGGAAATGAATTCCTTGGTGCCATCGAGCGGGTCCACCAACCACCAGCGCTGCCATCCGGCGCGCACGCTCTGGTCGATATCGGCGTCTTCCTCGGACAGCACCGGAATGCTCGGGTCCAGGGCCGTCAGGCCGGCGAGGATCAGGTGATGGGCCGCCAGGTCCGCCGCCGTCACCGGCGAATCATCGGCCTTGGACGTTACCGCCACGTCCGCGCGCCAGTAGGGCAGGATCACTTCGCCGGCCTGACGGGCCAGCTCGATCACCGGGGCGATAAACGGGTGGCCTAAAAACAGTTCGCTCATGCGCTAAACGCTCCGCGTTGGGTCAACAGATCCCGTACCAGATACAACGCGGCCAGGGCGCGGCCTTCGCTGAATTGCTCGTTTTGCGCTAATTGCGCCAACTCGCGCAAGTTGACCCGCTCCACGCGCATCGGTTCGGGCTCATCGCCTTCCAGGCGTTCTTCATAGAGGTCGGTGGCCAGCACCACCTGGATTTTCTGGCTCATATAGCCGGGGGACAGCGAAAGCTCCGTCAAGTGCTCCAACTGGCGCGCACCGTAGCCGGCTTCTTCCTTGAGCTCACGATCCGCCGCCGCCAGTACATCCTCGCCGGGCTCGATCAAGCCTTTGGGCAAGGACAGTTCGTACGCGTCGGTGCCGCCGCAATACTCCTCCACCAGCAACGCGTGCTCCTCATCGATCATCGCCACGATCATCACCGCGCCATAGCCAGCCCCGCGACCGACCAGGCGCTCGTAGGTCCGCTCAACGCCATTGGAGAAGCGCAATTGCACTGCCTCCACGCGGAACAAACGGCTACTGGCGACTATTTCGCGGGCGAGGACGGTGGGTTTCTGGCGCATAAACGGCTCCTTGGCGTGATCGGGTTACTATACCGTGGCTTTTCCGATTGTCTGTGTCGGATATCTTTACTTACATGAGACCGCACCATGCCCTCTTTGCCCTGGCACGCCATCGATACCGTCCTGCTGGACATGGACGGCACCCTGCTCGACCTGCATTACGACAACCACTTCTGGATGGAACACCTGCCCCAGCGATACGCCGAACTGCACGGTGTGAGTCGGGCCATGGCCGAGATGGAGTTGCACCCGCTGTTCGAGCGTAACGCCGGACAATTGCAATGGTATTGCCTGGATTTCTGGAGCGCCGAGCTGAATATCCCGGTGCGCGAACTCAAGCTGGAAACCGCCCACCTGATCGCCCTGCGTCCCGACGCGGATACCTTCCTGGCGGCGCTCAAACAGGCCGGCAAGCGGGTGATCCTGATCACCAACGCGCATCGCGACTCGCTGTCGTTGAAAATGGAACGCATTGAATTGGCGCCGTATTTCGAGCGGTTGATCAGCTCCCACGACTACGGTTTCGCCAAGGAAAACCCGCAGTTCTGGGACGCCCTGCGCGCCGACATCGGCTTCGACCCGGCCCGCAGCCTGTTTATCGATGACACCTTGCCGATCCTGCGCAGCGCCCAGGCGTTTGGCGTGGCGCATCTGCTGGCGGTTAAAGAACCGGACAGCCGGAAAGGGCCAAAGGACACCGGGGAATTTGCGGCCGTCGAGGATTACCGGGATCTTATTGTCGGACTCTGAACTCATGTGGGAGTGGGCTTGCCCCCTCCCACATGTTTACCGCGTGTATTACTCAGGAATACGCAGCGTCTGCCCTGGGTAAATCTTGTCTGGATGCGACAACAGCGGCTTGTTGGCCTCGAATATCTTGTTGTACAGATTGGCGTTACCGTACACCGCCAGGGAAATCGCGCTGAGGGTGTCGCCTTTTTTCACCACGACGAAACGGGAAACGGCCACAACAGGCCCGGAAACCACGATCTGGTCTTCTACGCTGGCAACCCCGGCAATATTGCCCGCCGCCAGAATGACTTTTTCTTTCTCTTCCTGGCTGGCGACGGTCCCAGTCAGCGTGACTTTGTCCCCCTCGACAGTGGCGTGGACATCCGGATTACCCAAGCCGACGTCTTCAATATGCTTTTTCAAATCTTCACTGGCGTTGGCATTACCCCGCTTGAACAGTTCGTCGAACTTCTCACCGGCTTCTTTTATAAAACTGAAAAGACTCATCGTGCGCTCTCCTTGGTGGTTGATATCCAGATGCTCAAGACTAGACCAGCCCCGCCGCCTTGGGTTCCAGCCCGGCCAAAGACCCAAACGCGCTAGAATCCCCCCGCCATTGGAATATGCCCCCGGAGCGAAGATGGACATCAAACAGCTGAAATTCCTCATCGCCCTCGACGAGACGCGTCACTTCGGCCAGGCGGCGGCGCGTTGCCATATCACCCAACCGACCCTGTCGATGCGCCTGCGCAGCCTTGAGGAAGAACTGGATCTGCCACTGGTCAATCGCGGCCAGCGCTTCGAAGGCTTTACTGCCCCCGGCGAGCGCGTGCTGGCCTGGGCGCGCACGGTGCTGGCGGCCTATGACGGCTTGCAGGCCGAAGCAGCCGCCTGTCGCGGCAACCTTGTC
It encodes:
- the nudE gene encoding ADP compounds hydrolase NudE, with translation MRQKPTVLAREIVASSRLFRVEAVQLRFSNGVERTYERLVGRGAGYGAVMIVAMIDEEHALLVEEYCGGTDAYELSLPKGLIEPGEDVLAAADRELKEEAGYGARQLEHLTELSLSPGYMSQKIQVVLATDLYEERLEGDEPEPMRVERVNLRELAQLAQNEQFSEGRALAALYLVRDLLTQRGAFSA
- the lysM gene encoding peptidoglycan-binding protein LysM produces the protein MSLFSFIKEAGEKFDELFKRGNANASEDLKKHIEDVGLGNPDVHATVEGDKVTLTGTVASQEEKEKVILAAGNIAGVASVEDQIVVSGPVVAVSRFVVVKKGDTLSAISLAVYGNANLYNKIFEANKPLLSHPDKIYPGQTLRIPE
- the rfbD gene encoding dTDP-4-dehydrorhamnose reductase is translated as MKILITGQHGQVSQALQQRLPDLGALIVLGRDQLDLANPDQIREHIRSHRPNLIINAAAHTAVDQAESEPDAAFAINAIAPGILAEEAKALGIPLIHYSTDYVFDGSKPAPYTETDAPNPLGVYGQSKLAGEQAIAAVGGEYLILRTSWVYSDHGKNFLLTMQRLLQEKPHLRIVADQIGAPTWAGTIALSTRALIERWQAGQAGDWGIYHLTAQGHTSWFGFAQVIGEHLRAQGKACAELEAIPSNAYPTPAKRPLNSRLDCSRLQQQWHVSQPQWQDALRKCLAGQH
- a CDS encoding sigma-54-dependent transcriptional regulator, with product MSIDNQIQVVLIDDDPHLRQALCQTLDLAGLKVLTLGEATGLTARLSRDWPGVVVSDIRMPGMDGLELLAELHGQDPELPVLLITGHGDVPLAVQAMRAGAYDFLEKPFASDALLDSVRRALALRRLVLDNRSLRLALSDRQQLSTRLVGHSPQMLRLREQIGALAATRADVLILGETGAGKEVVARALHDLSSRRSGPFVAINAGALAESVVESELFGHEPGAFTGAQKRRIGKFEFANGGTLFLDEIESMSLDVQVKLLRLLQERVVERLGGNQLIPLDIRIIAATKEDLRQAADQGRFRADLYYRLNVAPLRIPPLRERGEDALMLFQHFADEASSRHGLPLHELQPGQRALLLRHSWPGNVRELQNAAERFALGLELALDSTQDNPAASVLTSTPGGLSEQVEQFEKSLIAAELTRPHSSLRSLAEALGLPRKTLHDKLRKHGLNFADSASHSTDDE
- the rfbC gene encoding dTDP-4-dehydrorhamnose 3,5-epimerase, with product MNVVETSLPGVLIIEPKVFGDERGFFYESFNARAFEQATGLKRDFVQDNHSRSQKGVLRGLHYQLEHTQGKLVRVTAGEVLDVAVDIRRSSPNFGQWVSVRLSARNHRQLWVPEGFAHGFVVLSEHAEFLYKTTDYYQPSAERSILWNDPTLAIDWELTEPPQLSAKDQSGKLLMDADLFP
- the cysQ gene encoding 3'(2'),5'-bisphosphate nucleotidase CysQ encodes the protein MSELFLGHPFIAPVIELARQAGEVILPYWRADVAVTSKADDSPVTAADLAAHHLILAGLTALDPSIPVLSEEDADIDQSVRAGWQRWWLVDPLDGTKEFISGSEEFTVNIALIERGRVVFGVVSMPTSGRCYFGGAGLGAWRSDVNEAPKPIQVREAPAVGEAFTVVASRRHSSPEQERLLDGLSEGLGALKLANIGSSLKFCLLAEGSADCYPRLAPTSQWDTAAAQGVLEGAGGEVLELSGEPFTYPARESLLNPFFLALPAKAAWRERLLSLARS
- a CDS encoding YiiD C-terminal domain-containing protein, translated to MSRDSRYLESILHHDIPLTREMGLKVLDWQHGQLQLHLPLQANINHKSTMFGGSLYCGAVLAGWGWLHLQLREEGVEDGHIVIQEGQISYPLPVTRDATVICQAPEEKVWKRFVATYKRHGRARLTLETWIVNDGSEERAVAFSGQYVLHR
- the yrfG gene encoding GMP/IMP nucleotidase, producing MPSLPWHAIDTVLLDMDGTLLDLHYDNHFWMEHLPQRYAELHGVSRAMAEMELHPLFERNAGQLQWYCLDFWSAELNIPVRELKLETAHLIALRPDADTFLAALKQAGKRVILITNAHRDSLSLKMERIELAPYFERLISSHDYGFAKENPQFWDALRADIGFDPARSLFIDDTLPILRSAQAFGVAHLLAVKEPDSRKGPKDTGEFAAVEDYRDLIVGL
- a CDS encoding sensor histidine kinase codes for the protein MTPPLPRRPRWRSLALLALCLAPLLWPLEHLAERYYRSELAGQNRQTLDLYVANLLGTLHRYEVLPQILGDLPALRTALAEPEVSSHLANANLLLQDVAAQAGVEVMYLMDTNGKTLAASNWDKQDSFVGRNFSFRPYFSEAMAGRLGRFFGLGTTSAKRGYFFAAAVHDGDKIIGVLVVKVDLDHTESLWGNTPEQLLVTDHNGVVILTSRPQWRFRATRPLTEEERQAIIAIQPYPTRDPQPLALSPTAWLRQSTAIAETGWNVEILAPRSLINRPVRTVVAVGGATLLVLMLLLGLMMQRRRHYLDRIAFEAKARRELERRVAERTSDLEGLNRRLKQEVLEREHAQQELVRAQDDLVQAGKLSALGTMSASISHELNQPLAAIRSYAENAEILLDHERTSDARGNLKLISELTGRMASIIAHLRAFARRDRHAPESVALQPALDDALALLAKRRRAMEVELIRDLPEATLWVQAGETRLRQVLGNLLANALDALTEKGPPRKLWLSAQTTEQGVNLYIRDNGPGFCMEALGRASEPFYTTKTRTQGLGLGLAICETLMRAFGGELLFANHKEGGALLTLKLRAGSPGVSVQPSEDRSV